CTAGGAAGCCAAGGGCTGCTACAACCACGATGGCCTCGCCAACACCGAGAGTCGCCAACACGATGATCGGGGCGAAAACATTCGGCAGTATGTGCTTCCGCATGATGCGAACATCAGTACACCCAGCGGCTCGAGCGGCGTCAACGTAGACATTCTCCTTGGCTGAGAGTACAGACCCCCGAACGAGCCTGATATAGATGGGAATAAACGCTATCGCCACAGCCAGCATGAGGTTCCGAATGCTGGATCCCATTACCGCGACGACAAAGAGCGCCAGCAACAGAGACGGGAAGATCAGCATCAAGTCGGTGGCGCGCTGGATGAGGAAGTCACTCCAGCCGCCCTTGTATCCGGAGAATAGTCCTATGATCGTCCCAGCCGCAGCTGCAATTCCTATTGTGGTAATGCCCAGCTGCAGCGAGAGACGTGCCCCGTGCAGTATGCGGCTGAGGATGTCGCGTCCGAATTGGTCTGCTCCCAGTAGACGCTCTCCGTGGGGGGCCTTCAGGACCAAGTCTGGATCAATCACGTTGGGATCATGGGGGGCAATATAGGGGCCAGCGATAGCGATCACTCCGAGAACCAGAAGCATTGCCATGCCGACTATGGCGCCGTGGTTCCTGCGAAGTCGATACCAAGACTGCGACAATAGTCCCGTACTTTGAACCGATGACAGAGTCGAAGGAGTCTGTTCAGCATCTCTCATGGTCCACACATGTCCTGCTAGTCGTACCTTATGCGGGGATCGATGAGACCGTAGATGATGTCCACAACCAGGTTAGTCGTGAGGAACCCCATGGCGATGAAAATTATAGTCGCCTGCACGACGCGATAGTCCTGGTACAGGATCCCATCGATCAGAAGTCGTCCAATGCCCGGCCTACCGAAAATCGTCTCAACGATCACAGTTCCGCCCAGCAGGAATCCGAACTGGACGCCAAGGATAGTGATCACTGGAATAAGCGCATTCCTCATGACATGCCGGTACATAACCACGGAACCTGCCAGACCTTTGGCGCGCGCGGTCGTAATGTAGTCTTGCCGCAATACCTCCAACGTGGCTGAGCGTACCAGGCGAGCGATCAGAGAAGCTGCATAGTATCCCAGTGCAAATACAGGCAGCACCAGACGTTCCAATCCACCCTGACCCGTAGCTGGAAACCACCCAAGATGCACAGAGAAAAAGAAGATGAGAAGCAGGCAAAGCCAGAAACTGGGCATCGCCAGCCCCGCTACAGCAATCAACATGCTTAGACTATCTATCCATGTGTTCGGTCTCAGGGCAGCCAGAAGACCCAACGGGAAACCGATTGCGATAGCCAGGCCCAGAGCGCCGAAAGTCAACTCCAAGGTGGCTGGCAACTGGGTCAGTAGCTCTTCAAAAACGGGTCTCCTGCTTCGTAGTGAGCGGCCGAAATCCCCACGAAGGGCACCTCCAAGAAATCGCCCGTACTGAATATGTAGAGGATCGTTCAGCCCTAACTGTTCCCGGAGCTGTTCGACTTGGTCTGCTGACACGACGTTAGGTCCAAGAAGGGCCTCTGCGGGATCGCCTGGCAGCATGTACAACATGAGGAACACGATTGCCGATATAATCAGCAATGCAAGCGGGAATACCGCCAGTCGTGTCAGCACATAGCGTTGCACTGTTCGCGTATCTCCTGCGGGGGAACACGTGGGTTTCGTGGACTAGAGTGTGGCGATAGCTAGTCCACGAAACCTCTTAGAGTGACAAGGGGTTAGGCAGGAACCCCCCGGATGTCTCTACTCTTCCTTGACGTAGGCATCGTAGAGCCAGTGGTAGAAGCCTCGAATATCGGCCTTGATACCCACAACATTTGATGCGGAGGCAGAGATCCCTACGTTGTCATGGATCGGGTACACCGTTGCCTCTTCCATGGCTATCTTCTGGACCTCTTTGTACAATTCGACCCGTTCTTCCGGATCAGTCGACCCCGAGGCCCGATCCAGTATGTCGTCCATATGAGAATCGTTATACCGGGGCCAGTTGAAACCTGAGTCGATGTTCTTGGAGTGGTAGAACTGCTCCAGGATGATTGGATCGCTGGAGACCCAGCCTATGGCCGCCGCGTTGAACTTGCCCGCCTTTGCGGAGTCGATCCAAGTCGAAGAAGCCAACTCGCTCAGCTCCCAGTCGATGCCAACTGTTCTGGCTTGGGCCTGCATCACAGTCAGCGAGTCCTTCTGTGACCCGACGTGACCGGTAACCAGCTTGAGGGTGTTTCCGTCCTTTTCGTAGAAGCCACTGGAACCCATGGCCCAACCCGCGCCCTCCAGCAGTTCTTTGGCTTTTTCGGGGTCGTGCGGGTACAGGCCCTCGTTGTCGTAGTTGTAGCCAGCAGTATATGTGGACAGGGGATTCTCCGTTGGCCCGGGGATGCCGAAATTGACGATCTTACGAACGGTCTCCCTATCCAACGCATGCATCAGTGCCTGCCGAACCGCAAGGTCGTCAGTTGGAGGTAGGCTCGTGTTGATCATGACCACGCTTGGCAGCCCAGGCATATTGCCTAGGATGATCTGGTAATTTGGATCTCCGGCCAGCCTTGCGAACTCGGATGGTGGAACACTCATTATGAAGTTGGTCTCACCCGATTCAAGGGTGGCCATGCGTGTGCCCTGTTCGGGGATCATCTTGATTATTACGCTTTCCAGGTAGGCTGGCCCCTGGTGCCCCCAAATTGGTGGCGCCCAGTTGTAGTCGTCATTTCTGACCAACTCGATATGGTCGCCACGCACCCAGTTCTCGAATCTCATGAAACCGGTGCCAACCGGGTTTATCCCGAAATCCTCTCCATGCGTTTCTACCGCTGTGGGCGATACCATACCGAGGAATGCCTGGCTGGCTCCATCAAGGAATGGAGCAAATGGCGTCTCGAAATTGACCGTCTCCCGGCATACGGCCCTAGCAGCGTCACCGCGAAGCCAGACTTGGTTTCCGGGTCGCTGATGCGATCGAAGTTGAACTTCACTGCATCAGCGTTAAAGGGTGTGCCGTCGTGGAATGTGACTCCCTGCTTTAGATTGAATGTGTAGCTCAGGCCATCTTCAGCTACTTCCCAGGACTCCGCAATGCCAGGATGGAATGAGGCATCGTGGTTCTCATACACGACGGTGTCATAGATGTTCATCATCACACTGTGCGACACAGCCCATGGAGTCACGGCAGGATCCAGGTTGTCCGGCTCGAGTTGCATCCCAATGATCAACTGGCCACCCTTCACAACCTCTCTCTCCACCTCCACAACCTTCTCCACTTCCACCTGGACGATCTTCTCTACCTCTTTCTCAACTACCTTCTCGACCTCAACCGGCACCTCTTTGATGACCTCTTTTTCGACCTCAACCGGCACCTCTTTGATGACCTCTTTAGTGACGACCGTTTCTCCAGCGCATGCAGCTATCAGAACAATCACAACCATCGAAATCGGCACTAACCACACCAACCGTTTCATCTTGAAATCTCCCAATGTCCTCTCCCGCTGATTTCCGATAGTCAGACAAACCTCCTGACTAGCCTCTGAATGTGTCCCTCGTGATCCGTTACACACTCAGCCCTCAGACTGAATGTGTACAGAAATTCTAGAAATAAATTTCACCAACTCTGATTCTAAATTATTCGACTGTCGTGTCAAGTTTGTGGGGAAATTCACAAAGCCAGTGCTAGACCTGGGTGGCATTCTCCAATCACGCACGGCACCTTTGGCCGGATTGTGAGCGGGAAATGGGGAAGGCGACGGAGGATTCCGCGATTCAATCAAACGTTACGACTTCGTCCCTCAGGTTATGAGGACTATAGACGAACGCGAACAGATAGCTGACTTTCGGATGTGGGCCTACTGCTCTCCGCGTCGCGCAGCAGAAGATTGAGGGCATTGAATGTATTGCGTTCAGAACAGCCCTTATAGAAGGCTCAGGCCTCTGCTCAGAGGCAAAGCGGCTGATGTTTTCGCACTAGTGGGCTACTTACCGCCCACCCGCAGACCTGCCCCCGTCCACCATGTAGACGCCGCCGGTGCAGTAGCTGCTTTCGTCGCTGGCGAGGAACAGCATCAGGTGCGCGACTTCCTCGGGTTCTCCATACCGCCCCAGCGTCATCCGCGAAAGCGTAGACTGCTTCACCTCTTCCGCGGTTACCGCTGAATCGTCCATCCTCGCCGCACGCATCTCCTCT
This region of Dehalococcoidia bacterium genomic DNA includes:
- a CDS encoding ABC transporter permease — encoded protein: MSQSWYRLRRNHGAIVGMAMLLVLGVIAIAGPYIAPHDPNVIDPDLVLKAPHGERLLGADQFGRDILSRILHGARLSLQLGITTIGIAAAAGTIIGLFSGYKGGWSDFLIQRATDLMLIFPSLLLALFVVAVMGSSIRNLMLAVAIAFIPIYIRLVRGSVLSAKENVYVDAARAAGCTDVRIMRKHILPNVFAPIIVLATLGVGEAIVVVAALGFL
- a CDS encoding ABC transporter permease — translated: MQRYVLTRLAVFPLALLIISAIVFLMLYMLPGDPAEALLGPNVVSADQVEQLREQLGLNDPLHIQYGRFLGGALRGDFGRSLRSRRPVFEELLTQLPATLELTFGALGLAIAIGFPLGLLAALRPNTWIDSLSMLIAVAGLAMPSFWLCLLLIFFFSVHLGWFPATGQGGLERLVLPVFALGYYAASLIARLVRSATLEVLRQDYITTARAKGLAGSVVMYRHVMRNALIPVITILGVQFGFLLGGTVIVETIFGRPGIGRLLIDGILYQDYRVVQATIIFIAMGFLTTNLVVDIIYGLIDPRIRYD